CGGTCGACATCTGGCACTGCGACGCGCTCGGCGTCTACTCCGGCTATGTCGCGGGCGGCTCCACCCCGGACACCACCTTCCTGCGGGGCGTGCAACTGACCGACTCTTCCGGCGTCGCAGAGTTCACCACCATCTACCCCGGCTGGTACGTCGGCCGCGCGCTCCACATCCACGTCAAGACCCACGCCGGCGGCACCGTGTCCAACGGGACCTACCACGGAGGCCACGTCTCCCACACGGGCCAGCTCTACTTCCCCGAGACCTACAACACCAAAGTCGCCGCCCTGACCCCCTACCGGAGCAACAGGGCCACCCGCACCCTCAACGCGAGGGACGGCATATACCGCAACGGCGGGTCCTCGACCCTGCTGGCCATCTCGCAGGCCAGCAGCGACCTC
This DNA window, taken from Streptomyces sp. TLI_235, encodes the following:
- a CDS encoding dioxygenase-like protein; translated protein: MTDTPHEDPAEKAGATRRSVIATLGGAALGVAALGFPASQATAAAGGSTPQTAAGPSASCVLTPEQTEGPYYLDLETVRKNITEGRTGVPLTLRVTVVDIATCYPLPNTAVDIWHCDALGVYSGYVAGGSTPDTTFLRGVQLTDSSGVAEFTTIYPGWYVGRALHIHVKTHAGGTVSNGTYHGGHVSHTGQLYFPETYNTKVAALTPYRSNRATRTLNARDGIYRNGGSSTLLAISQASSDLGKGVTGTVVLGVDPAATP